In one window of Anaeromyxobacter diazotrophicus DNA:
- the coaBC gene encoding bifunctional phosphopantothenoylcysteine decarboxylase/phosphopantothenate--cysteine ligase CoaBC gives MHDFSGRTVVLGVGGGIAAYKACELARLFVKGGAQVRVAMTPAATRFVGPLTFQALTGAPVLVDLLAPEADRAYGHLALARAADLLVVAPATADLIARLRAGMADDAVTTTALACEAPCLLAPAMNTRMWQNPAVRENVAALARRGWEVVGPAAGALADGDVGEGRLAEPGDIADAAARLLGSRDLSGRRVLVSAGPTREPLDPVRFISNPSTGKMGFAVARVAARRGAEVVLVTGPVDLPDPPGVRTIRVVTAEEMASAVEEEAREIDLYVGAAAVSDFKPRVAAATKKKKSDEDEEVTLTRTPDILAALGKRFAGKAEAPILVGFAAETEALLQNARKKLAAKRCDLVVANKVGRPGVGFASDRNRVTLVGPGERANIEGTKEQVADAILDWVVPVLEERRPRG, from the coding sequence ATGCACGACTTCTCCGGGAGGACGGTGGTCCTGGGCGTGGGCGGCGGCATCGCCGCCTACAAGGCCTGCGAGCTGGCGCGCCTGTTCGTGAAGGGCGGCGCGCAGGTGCGGGTGGCGATGACGCCGGCCGCGACGCGCTTCGTGGGCCCGCTCACCTTCCAGGCCCTCACGGGCGCGCCGGTGCTGGTCGATCTGCTCGCGCCCGAGGCGGACCGCGCCTACGGGCACCTCGCGCTGGCCCGCGCCGCCGACCTGCTCGTCGTCGCGCCCGCCACCGCCGATCTGATCGCGCGGCTGCGCGCCGGGATGGCCGACGACGCCGTCACCACCACCGCCCTCGCCTGCGAGGCGCCCTGCCTCCTCGCGCCGGCCATGAACACCCGCATGTGGCAGAACCCGGCGGTGCGCGAGAACGTGGCTGCGCTGGCGCGGCGCGGGTGGGAGGTGGTCGGCCCGGCCGCGGGCGCGCTCGCCGATGGCGACGTGGGGGAGGGGCGGCTGGCGGAGCCGGGCGACATCGCCGACGCCGCGGCGCGGCTCCTCGGCAGCCGCGATCTCAGCGGCCGGCGCGTGCTCGTCAGCGCCGGCCCCACCCGCGAGCCGCTCGACCCGGTCCGCTTCATCTCAAACCCATCCACCGGGAAGATGGGGTTCGCGGTGGCGCGGGTGGCAGCCCGCCGCGGCGCGGAGGTGGTGCTCGTGACCGGGCCGGTGGACCTGCCCGATCCGCCCGGCGTGCGGACCATCCGCGTCGTGACGGCGGAGGAGATGGCGAGCGCCGTCGAGGAGGAGGCGCGCGAGATCGACCTCTACGTCGGCGCGGCCGCCGTCTCCGACTTCAAGCCCCGCGTCGCGGCGGCCACCAAGAAGAAGAAGTCGGACGAGGACGAGGAGGTCACGCTCACGCGCACGCCCGACATCCTCGCCGCGCTGGGCAAGCGCTTCGCCGGGAAGGCGGAGGCGCCCATCCTGGTCGGCTTCGCGGCCGAGACCGAGGCGCTCCTGCAGAACGCGCGGAAGAAGCTGGCCGCCAAGCGCTGCGACCTGGTGGTCGCGAACAAGGTGGGCCGCCCGGGAGTCGGCTTCGCGAGCGACCGCAACCGCGTCACCCTGGTCGGCCCCGGCGAGCGGGCCAACATCGAGGGGACGAAGGAGCAGGTGGCGGACGCGATCCTGGACTGGGTGGTGCCGGTGCTGGAGGAGCGGCGGCCGCGGGGGTAG
- a CDS encoding radical SAM protein: MRYRLLFADAQGVVYDHPRLLAAVRSGDTVRPAAAGERAAPLPPGASLCLLPGRRPVGVDPATGEVVALSEVKVGRRTFVPHAVGATLPPGWTRALLPAAARPPLPTAEAPILPQWAYTAAALGARGPVVFALHTDRRRHWSPATHSTPDLARRVEARLAGSGNPIWRQIARCALEWRCFTAQNTFYGRDEGAIPSSAACNAACVGCLSEQEEGLPPSSHERIARSPTAEEMAEVAAEHLASARGRPMVSFGQGCEGEPLLRWKEIARAIRLVRARTARGSIHLNTNGSLTRGLEALLDAGLDACRISLNSASPSLYASYYRPDGYALADVVRSMELAVARGAYLSLNLLTFPGVTDRAEEAERLWRLVARVRPHQVQTRSLAIDPDLYLALARGRGGGGAPIGMQALLEGLRRARPGLVIGNFSRAKRERATPAPRRGGRGARVNA; the protein is encoded by the coding sequence ATGCGCTACCGCCTCCTTTTCGCAGACGCCCAGGGCGTCGTCTACGACCACCCGCGCCTGCTGGCGGCGGTGCGGTCCGGTGACACGGTGCGTCCGGCCGCCGCGGGCGAGCGCGCCGCACCGCTGCCTCCGGGCGCGAGCCTGTGCCTCCTGCCCGGGCGCCGCCCGGTCGGCGTCGACCCGGCCACCGGCGAGGTGGTCGCGCTCTCCGAGGTGAAGGTCGGCCGGCGCACGTTCGTGCCGCACGCGGTCGGCGCCACGCTCCCGCCCGGCTGGACGCGCGCGCTGCTGCCGGCGGCGGCGCGGCCGCCGCTCCCCACCGCCGAGGCGCCCATCCTGCCGCAGTGGGCCTACACCGCCGCCGCGCTCGGCGCGCGCGGCCCGGTGGTCTTCGCGCTGCACACCGACCGGCGGCGGCACTGGAGCCCGGCCACGCACTCCACCCCCGACCTGGCGCGCCGCGTGGAGGCGCGGCTCGCCGGGAGCGGCAACCCCATCTGGCGGCAGATCGCGCGCTGCGCGCTGGAGTGGCGCTGCTTCACCGCCCAGAACACCTTCTACGGCCGCGACGAGGGCGCCATCCCGTCCTCGGCGGCCTGCAACGCCGCCTGCGTGGGCTGCCTCTCGGAGCAGGAGGAGGGGCTGCCGCCCTCCTCGCACGAGCGCATCGCGCGCTCGCCGACGGCGGAGGAGATGGCCGAGGTGGCGGCCGAGCACCTCGCGAGCGCCCGCGGCCGGCCCATGGTGAGCTTCGGGCAGGGCTGCGAGGGCGAGCCGCTCCTGCGGTGGAAGGAGATCGCGCGCGCCATCCGGCTCGTCCGGGCGCGCACCGCCCGCGGCTCCATCCACCTCAACACCAACGGCTCCCTCACCCGCGGGCTCGAGGCGCTCCTCGACGCCGGCCTCGACGCCTGCCGCATCTCGCTCAACAGCGCCTCGCCGTCGCTCTACGCCTCCTACTACCGGCCGGACGGCTACGCGCTCGCGGACGTCGTCCGGTCCATGGAGCTGGCGGTCGCGCGCGGCGCCTACCTGTCGCTCAACCTCCTCACCTTCCCCGGGGTGACCGACCGGGCGGAGGAGGCGGAGCGGCTGTGGCGGCTCGTGGCGCGGGTCCGGCCGCACCAGGTGCAGACCCGCTCGCTCGCCATCGACCCGGACCTCTACCTGGCCCTGGCCCGCGGGCGCGGCGGCGGCGGCGCGCCCATCGGCATGCAGGCGCTCCTCGAGGGGCTCCGGCGCGCGCGGCCGGGGCTCGTCATCGGCAACTTCTCGCGGGCGAAGCGCGAGCGCGCCACGCCCGCCCCGCGGCGCGGCGGGCGCGGGGCCCGGGTGAATGCATGA
- a CDS encoding sigma-70 family RNA polymerase sigma factor, with the protein MFDLQKNDVTRNEFEGLAMKHVDPLYSAALRLTKNERDAEDLVQDTFLRAFRFFDKFERGTNIKAWLFKILTNTFINRYRRTVKERSIVEGSEREAVHERFISREASEYAANPEQFFFDRLLSDDVLRAVDSLPIDFRMVVILADLQEFSYKEIAEILDVPVGTVMSRLYRGRRLLQKALAGYAVVSGVLRAAEGAEALDLEAFRRRRGKTA; encoded by the coding sequence ATGTTCGATCTCCAGAAGAATGACGTGACCCGCAACGAGTTCGAGGGGCTGGCCATGAAGCACGTGGACCCCCTCTACTCGGCCGCGCTCCGGCTGACGAAGAACGAGCGCGACGCGGAGGACCTCGTCCAGGACACGTTCCTGCGCGCGTTCCGCTTCTTCGACAAGTTCGAGCGCGGCACCAACATCAAGGCGTGGCTCTTCAAGATCCTCACCAACACCTTCATCAACCGGTACCGCCGGACGGTGAAGGAGCGCAGCATCGTCGAGGGCTCCGAGCGCGAGGCGGTCCACGAGCGCTTCATCTCGCGCGAGGCGAGCGAGTACGCCGCCAACCCCGAGCAGTTCTTCTTCGACCGGCTGCTCTCCGACGACGTGCTCCGGGCGGTCGACTCGCTCCCCATCGACTTCCGGATGGTGGTCATCCTCGCGGACCTCCAGGAGTTCTCCTACAAGGAGATCGCCGAGATCCTCGACGTGCCGGTGGGCACCGTGATGAGCCGCCTCTACCGCGGCCGCAGGCTCCTGCAGAAGGCGCTGGCCGGCTACGCGGTCGTCTCGGGCGTGCTCCGCGCCGCCGAGGGCGCCGAGGCGCTCGACCTCGAGGCCTTCCGGCGCCGTCGCGGCAAGACGGCCTAG
- a CDS encoding uracil-DNA glycosylase, with protein sequence MSEGAHETTRELERIRAEARAHLEWLRDAGVGEIEGGRAVSTSTATSTSTSTSTATATATATAASTAAVTNGEKGCGSPALLAVRTELGDCARCKLGPGRTKLVFGVGNPSAELMFVGEGPGADEDQQGEPFVGKAGQLLTKMIEAMGYRREEVYIANVVKCRPPGNRDPEPDEIAACEPFLKAQIAAVRPKVVVALGRFAVQTLLRDPTPITKQRGRWRDYEGVKLMPTFHPAYLLRNPPEKARAWQDLQLVMKELGKVPPVR encoded by the coding sequence GTGAGCGAAGGCGCACACGAGACTACCCGCGAGCTGGAGCGGATCCGCGCCGAGGCGCGGGCGCACCTCGAGTGGCTGCGGGACGCGGGGGTGGGGGAGATCGAGGGGGGGCGGGCGGTTTCGACCTCGACCGCGACCTCGACCTCGACCTCGACCTCGACCGCGACCGCGACCGCGACCGCGACCGCGGCTTCGACCGCGGCCGTCACAAATGGTGAAAAGGGCTGCGGCTCCCCCGCGCTCCTCGCGGTACGCACCGAGCTCGGCGACTGCGCCCGCTGCAAGCTCGGGCCCGGGCGCACGAAGCTGGTCTTCGGCGTGGGGAACCCGTCCGCCGAGCTCATGTTCGTGGGCGAGGGGCCGGGCGCGGACGAGGATCAGCAGGGCGAGCCGTTCGTCGGCAAGGCGGGCCAGCTCCTCACCAAGATGATCGAGGCGATGGGTTACCGGCGCGAGGAGGTCTACATCGCGAACGTGGTGAAGTGCCGGCCGCCCGGGAACCGCGACCCGGAGCCGGACGAGATCGCCGCCTGCGAGCCGTTCCTGAAGGCGCAGATCGCGGCCGTGCGGCCGAAGGTGGTGGTCGCGCTCGGCCGCTTCGCGGTGCAGACGCTGCTCCGCGACCCGACCCCCATCACCAAGCAGCGGGGCCGCTGGCGCGATTACGAGGGCGTGAAGCTCATGCCGACCTTTCACCCCGCCTACCTGCTCCGCAACCCACCCGAGAAGGCCCGGGCGTGGCAGGATCTGCAGCTCGTCATGAAGGAGCTGGGGAAGGTCCCCCCCGTGAGGTGA
- the ald gene encoding alanine dehydrogenase, whose protein sequence is MIVGVPKETKTREYRVGLVPAGAHALVRDGHRVVVEAGAGLGAGIPDAEYAAAGAQLAPSAEAVWAEAELIVKVKEPIAAEYGRMRPGQILYTYLHLAAEPHLVDALLERKVTALAYETLQLADGSLPLLRPMSEVAGRMSIQVGAASLQKEHGGKGVLLGGVPGVRHGKVVVLGAGTVGANAIKMAVGLGADVTVLDVNLNRLAWIDDVFGGRVTTLYSDAHTVAAQLVDADLVVGAVLVTGARAPRLVTAEMVKRMSPGSVLVDVAVDQGGCFETTRPTTHDAPTFVLDGVVHYCVTNMPGAVARTSTFALTNATIGYARRLAAHGVAAAVRDDPALARAVNTAGGHLTYRAVADSLGRPCAELGPALAQAPAAG, encoded by the coding sequence GTGATCGTCGGCGTTCCGAAGGAGACGAAGACCCGCGAGTACCGCGTCGGCCTGGTGCCGGCGGGCGCACACGCGCTCGTCCGCGACGGCCACCGCGTGGTGGTCGAGGCGGGCGCCGGGCTCGGCGCCGGCATCCCCGACGCGGAGTACGCGGCGGCGGGCGCCCAGCTCGCGCCGTCGGCCGAGGCGGTGTGGGCCGAGGCCGAGCTGATCGTGAAGGTGAAGGAGCCCATCGCCGCCGAGTACGGGCGGATGCGCCCCGGGCAGATCCTCTACACCTACCTGCACCTCGCCGCGGAGCCGCACCTCGTGGACGCGCTCCTCGAGCGCAAGGTCACGGCGCTCGCCTACGAGACGCTCCAGCTCGCCGACGGGTCGCTCCCGCTGCTCCGGCCCATGAGCGAGGTGGCGGGGCGGATGTCGATCCAGGTGGGCGCGGCCTCGCTCCAGAAGGAGCACGGCGGCAAGGGCGTGCTGCTCGGCGGCGTGCCCGGCGTCCGCCACGGCAAGGTGGTGGTGCTCGGCGCCGGCACCGTGGGCGCGAACGCCATCAAGATGGCGGTGGGCCTGGGCGCCGACGTGACCGTGCTCGACGTCAACCTGAACCGGCTGGCCTGGATCGACGACGTCTTCGGCGGCCGGGTCACGACCCTCTACTCCGACGCCCACACCGTCGCGGCGCAGCTCGTCGACGCCGACCTGGTGGTCGGGGCGGTGCTCGTCACCGGGGCGCGCGCCCCGCGGCTGGTCACGGCCGAGATGGTGAAGCGGATGTCGCCGGGCTCGGTGCTGGTCGACGTGGCGGTGGACCAGGGCGGCTGCTTCGAGACCACCCGCCCCACGACCCACGACGCCCCCACCTTCGTGCTCGACGGGGTGGTGCACTACTGCGTGACGAACATGCCGGGGGCCGTGGCCCGCACCAGCACCTTCGCGCTGACGAACGCCACCATCGGCTACGCGCGCCGCCTCGCGGCGCACGGGGTGGCCGCCGCCGTCCGGGACGATCCCGCCCTCGCCCGCGCCGTGAACACCGCGGGCGGTCACCTCACCTACCGGGCGGTGGCGGACAGCCTGGGCCGGCCCTGCGCGGAGCTCGGGCCGGCGCTCGCCCAGGCGCCCGCCGCCGGGTAG
- a CDS encoding HNH endonuclease, with product MTDARALSRRIASLLAEERNRLADFLVALADFDRQRGWGTLGYASLFQYLERELRLTSSAAARRVTAAALVQRFPAVVEPLRDGRVCMSVVYELSKALTPENASEVLPRFYGLSKREAEALVAELRPVANPPRREVVTAVVRIAPPVRVSAPAGARTAAPVPERTSPAKSERVQPDADLFSAAARPRDEVEPLDAELRRYHLTVSKAFLAKLDAAKDALSHTIPDGDTEAVLTAALDLLLEQTARRRGLVKKPRAAAPKPSDDPRHVPAAAAREVWRRDGGRCSFRLPDGSACGSTTRLELDHILPVALGGKPEVGNLRVTCALHNRLAARVMFGDRWMDQFTRDRTRAAALPGGDGP from the coding sequence ATGACCGACGCCCGCGCGCTCTCCCGCCGCATCGCCTCGCTCCTCGCCGAGGAGCGGAACCGACTCGCCGACTTTCTCGTCGCCCTGGCGGACTTCGACCGTCAGCGCGGGTGGGGCACGCTCGGCTACGCCTCGCTCTTCCAGTACCTCGAGCGCGAGCTCCGGCTCACGAGCAGCGCCGCCGCACGCCGCGTGACGGCCGCCGCGCTCGTCCAGCGCTTCCCCGCCGTGGTGGAGCCTCTCCGCGACGGCCGCGTGTGCATGTCGGTCGTCTACGAGCTCTCGAAGGCGCTCACCCCGGAGAACGCGAGCGAGGTGCTGCCGCGCTTCTATGGCCTCTCGAAGCGCGAGGCGGAGGCGCTCGTCGCGGAGCTCAGGCCGGTCGCGAACCCGCCGCGGCGCGAGGTGGTCACCGCGGTCGTGCGCATCGCTCCGCCGGTGCGTGTCAGCGCGCCCGCGGGGGCGCGGACCGCCGCGCCTGTACCCGAACGGACTTCGCCGGCGAAGTCCGAAAGGGTACAGCCGGACGCGGATCTCTTCTCCGCGGCCGCTCGCCCGCGCGACGAGGTGGAGCCGCTCGACGCCGAGCTGCGCCGCTACCACCTCACCGTCTCGAAGGCGTTCCTCGCGAAGCTCGACGCCGCCAAGGACGCGCTCTCCCACACCATCCCGGACGGCGACACCGAGGCGGTACTCACGGCGGCGCTCGACCTCCTCCTCGAGCAGACCGCCCGCCGGCGCGGCCTCGTGAAGAAGCCGCGGGCGGCGGCTCCGAAGCCCTCCGACGACCCGCGCCACGTCCCGGCGGCGGCGGCGCGGGAGGTGTGGCGGCGCGACGGAGGCCGGTGCTCCTTCCGTCTGCCGGATGGGAGCGCCTGCGGCTCGACGACGCGACTCGAGCTCGACCATATCCTGCCGGTCGCGCTCGGAGGAAAGCCGGAGGTCGGCAATCTTCGCGTCACCTGCGCGCTCCATAACCGGCTCGCGGCGCGGGTGATGTTCGGCGACCGCTGGATGGACCAGTTCACCCGCGACCGGACCCGAGCGGCCGCGCTGCCGGGAGGCGATGGACCCTGA
- a CDS encoding slipin family protein, with the protein MPVPALGLLLPVVLVALWIFMGLRIVNEYEQGVVLRLGRFVGLKTAGLKWIVPFIDRMVIIDMRVTAEQVPPQDVITRDNVSMKVNAVIYFRVLQADRAFLQVTDFLFATSQMAQTTLRSVLGQVELDDVLSQRDKINRQLQEIIDRHTEPWGVKVTAVEVKQVDLPEEMRRAMARQAEAERERRSKIISAEGEFQAAEKLGQAADVIARSPGAMQLRYMQTLIEISTEKTSTIVFPLPLDMIQPFLEAKKALQK; encoded by the coding sequence ATGCCCGTCCCCGCCCTAGGCCTGCTGCTCCCCGTGGTGCTGGTGGCCCTCTGGATCTTCATGGGCCTGCGCATCGTCAACGAGTACGAGCAGGGGGTCGTGCTGCGGCTGGGGCGCTTCGTGGGGCTCAAGACGGCGGGCCTCAAGTGGATCGTCCCGTTCATCGACCGCATGGTCATCATCGACATGCGCGTCACCGCCGAGCAGGTGCCGCCGCAGGACGTCATCACCCGGGACAACGTCTCGATGAAGGTGAACGCGGTCATCTACTTCCGCGTGCTGCAGGCCGACCGCGCCTTCCTGCAGGTGACCGACTTCCTCTTCGCCACCAGCCAGATGGCGCAGACCACGCTGCGCTCGGTGCTGGGGCAGGTCGAGCTCGACGACGTGCTCAGCCAGCGCGACAAGATCAACCGCCAGCTCCAGGAGATCATCGACCGCCACACCGAGCCGTGGGGCGTGAAGGTGACCGCGGTCGAGGTGAAGCAGGTCGACCTGCCCGAGGAGATGCGGCGCGCCATGGCCCGCCAGGCCGAGGCGGAGCGCGAGCGGCGCTCCAAGATCATCAGCGCCGAGGGCGAGTTCCAGGCGGCGGAGAAGCTGGGCCAGGCGGCCGACGTCATCGCCCGCTCCCCGGGCGCCATGCAGCTCCGCTACATGCAGACGCTCATCGAGATCTCGACCGAGAAGACGAGCACCATCGTCTTCCCGCTCCCGCTCGACATGATCCAGCCCTTCCTCGAGGCGAAGAAGGCGCTCCAGAAGTAG
- a CDS encoding class I SAM-dependent rRNA methyltransferase, which yields MNDVVEARLTLQKDLARHLRAGHPWVFRKAVEKAPKGLAAGAVVDVVEGDRFVARGYYDPLSAIAVRILTREPAEAVDAAFWTRRVQRALALRKELVQGTTGYRLVHGEADGLPGVVADRYDRWVVLKLYSAGLTPHRGRIVEALREALGGELAGVYGRDEIPHDEEDEGSAPEGRVLWGEAPPELIAIDEHGMKMLVDVRHGQKTGTFLDQRENRLLVRGLARGRAEALNCFSYTGGFSVAAALGGARHVVSVDVDRDAIALARDNFRQNGLDPADHAFAAEDAFELLARYKREGRRFDLVVCDPPAFAKSQKAVESALAGYASLNRAALAVLAPGGLLVTASCSARVSADQFYDAVREAAFKARVDLQLVEERRQPPDHPVSPQFREGRYLKLLVYRRAA from the coding sequence ATGAACGACGTCGTCGAGGCCAGGCTCACGCTCCAGAAGGATCTCGCGCGCCACCTGCGCGCCGGCCACCCCTGGGTGTTCCGCAAGGCGGTGGAGAAGGCGCCGAAGGGGCTCGCGGCGGGGGCGGTGGTGGACGTGGTCGAGGGCGACCGCTTCGTCGCCCGCGGCTACTACGACCCGCTCTCCGCCATCGCCGTGCGCATCCTCACCCGCGAGCCGGCCGAGGCGGTCGACGCGGCGTTCTGGACGCGGCGCGTGCAGCGGGCGCTGGCGCTCCGCAAGGAGCTCGTCCAGGGCACCACCGGCTACCGCCTCGTCCACGGCGAGGCCGACGGGCTGCCCGGGGTCGTCGCCGACCGGTACGACCGCTGGGTGGTGCTGAAGCTCTACTCGGCCGGGCTCACCCCGCACCGCGGGCGCATCGTGGAGGCGCTGCGCGAGGCGCTCGGCGGCGAGCTGGCCGGGGTCTACGGCCGCGACGAGATCCCCCACGACGAGGAGGACGAGGGCAGCGCGCCGGAGGGGCGGGTGCTGTGGGGCGAGGCGCCGCCGGAGCTCATCGCCATCGACGAGCACGGCATGAAGATGCTGGTGGACGTGCGCCACGGCCAGAAGACGGGCACCTTCCTCGACCAGCGCGAGAACCGGCTCCTCGTGCGCGGCCTGGCGCGGGGGCGGGCCGAGGCGCTCAACTGCTTCTCCTACACCGGCGGATTCTCGGTGGCGGCCGCCCTGGGCGGCGCGCGGCACGTGGTGAGCGTGGACGTGGACCGGGACGCCATCGCGCTCGCCCGCGACAACTTCCGCCAGAACGGCCTCGACCCGGCCGACCACGCCTTCGCCGCCGAGGACGCCTTCGAGCTCCTCGCCCGCTACAAGCGCGAGGGGCGCCGCTTCGACCTCGTGGTGTGCGACCCGCCCGCGTTCGCCAAGTCGCAGAAGGCGGTGGAGTCGGCGCTGGCGGGCTACGCCTCGCTGAACCGCGCCGCGCTGGCGGTGCTCGCCCCGGGCGGCCTGCTCGTCACCGCCAGCTGCAGCGCCCGCGTCTCCGCCGACCAGTTCTACGACGCCGTGCGCGAGGCGGCCTTCAAGGCGCGGGTCGACCTGCAGCTGGTGGAGGAGCGGCGCCAGCCCCCCGATCACCCGGTGAGCCCGCAGTTCCGGGAGGGGCGCTACCTGAAGCTCCTCGTCTACCGCCGCGCCGCATAG
- a CDS encoding NfeD family protein: protein MRAAVLALTLAAALAPSGAAPPPGASAAAPPRVLHLSVQDAITSGTAEYVAAGLARAQAEGYDAVAITLDTPGGHLDATRDLVQRMLASPVPVAVWVGPAGARAGSAGVFITLAAQVAGMHPASNIGAAHPVTSGGGDVEQSAGKDMAKKVENDTAAFARSIAKARGRNAEWAEKAVRESVSVTAEEALRLKVVDLVAPTLPALLAAADGRQVEAAGKPVTFRGKGAVLTPLDPTIRQRTLGFLADPNVAALLMLVGTLGIALELYHPGALVPGVVGGVCLFLAFVATRVIPVNAGAVLLLLGGVGLLVAEGYVTTHGIAGAAGAVCVLVGTLLFIDKSSPEYHFDPAAFTLSPLVVWPTPLAMTALLAFVAWKVAASRRTRLVAGFQGLVGEEGEALSEVGPAGGQVFVHGEYWRARAAEVIPQGARVRVASVEGLVATVVPATGRVR, encoded by the coding sequence ATGCGCGCCGCGGTCCTCGCCCTCACCCTCGCGGCCGCGCTCGCGCCCTCCGGCGCCGCCCCGCCGCCGGGCGCCTCCGCCGCCGCGCCGCCGCGCGTGCTCCACCTCTCCGTCCAGGATGCCATCACGAGCGGCACCGCCGAGTACGTGGCGGCGGGGCTCGCGCGCGCCCAGGCCGAGGGCTACGACGCGGTCGCCATCACGCTCGACACCCCGGGCGGCCACCTCGACGCGACCCGCGACCTCGTCCAGCGGATGCTCGCGAGCCCGGTGCCGGTCGCGGTGTGGGTGGGCCCGGCCGGCGCGCGGGCGGGCTCGGCCGGTGTCTTCATCACGCTGGCGGCGCAGGTGGCGGGCATGCACCCCGCCTCGAACATCGGCGCCGCGCACCCGGTCACCTCGGGCGGCGGCGACGTGGAGCAGTCGGCCGGCAAGGACATGGCGAAGAAGGTGGAGAACGACACCGCCGCCTTCGCCCGCTCCATCGCCAAGGCGCGCGGCCGGAACGCCGAGTGGGCGGAGAAGGCGGTGCGGGAGAGCGTCTCGGTCACGGCCGAGGAGGCGCTCCGGCTGAAGGTCGTGGACCTCGTCGCCCCCACGCTCCCGGCGCTGCTCGCGGCCGCCGACGGGCGCCAGGTCGAGGCGGCCGGGAAGCCGGTGACGTTCCGGGGGAAGGGCGCGGTGCTGACGCCGCTCGACCCGACCATCCGGCAGCGCACGCTGGGGTTCCTCGCCGATCCGAACGTGGCGGCGCTGCTCATGCTGGTGGGGACGCTCGGGATCGCGCTCGAGCTCTACCACCCGGGCGCGCTCGTGCCCGGCGTCGTGGGCGGGGTGTGCCTGTTCCTCGCCTTCGTGGCGACGCGGGTCATCCCGGTCAACGCCGGGGCGGTGCTGCTGCTCCTCGGCGGGGTCGGGCTCCTCGTCGCCGAGGGGTACGTCACGACGCACGGCATCGCGGGCGCGGCCGGCGCGGTGTGCGTGCTGGTCGGGACGCTCCTCTTCATCGACAAGAGCTCGCCCGAGTACCACTTCGACCCGGCCGCCTTCACGCTCTCGCCGCTGGTGGTCTGGCCGACGCCGCTCGCCATGACCGCGCTGCTCGCCTTCGTGGCATGGAAGGTCGCCGCCTCGCGCCGGACCCGGCTCGTGGCGGGGTTCCAGGGCCTGGTGGGCGAGGAGGGCGAGGCGCTCTCCGAGGTCGGCCCGGCCGGCGGGCAGGTCTTCGTGCACGGTGAGTACTGGCGGGCGCGGGCGGCTGAGGTCATCCCGCAGGGCGCCCGGGTGCGGGTGGCGTCGGTGGAGGGGCTCGTGGCCACCGTGGTGCCGGCGACGGGGCGGGTGCGCTGA
- a CDS encoding zinc dependent phospholipase C family protein, producing the protein MSDRQLRFASLASLAVVALVLLVVPTAAHAWGPLAHLGFSAQALEQLGSVPGPTRSLLTEFANEFLYGSLAADIVVGKNLARFVYHCHNWKVGFNVRRAASTAAEEAFALGFLAHLAADTVAHNYFVPYQTVASFHRPRTGHAYWELRYDQRQDPALSEVARRVSARAYRDHDALLERAMPHASVIPFPLSKGLFGSLLASARHARFQTLSRGLLARPRHLPLEDELVRETNALAVEAILGLLREGERCQAARADATGGRNLLLAGRLRRELARRHRRLPLALAREVSIEARESFRRGIQGALVLPPALSRMAA; encoded by the coding sequence ATGAGCGACCGACAGCTCCGGTTCGCCAGCCTCGCCTCGCTCGCCGTGGTCGCGCTGGTCCTCCTCGTCGTCCCCACCGCCGCGCACGCCTGGGGCCCGCTCGCCCACCTCGGCTTCTCGGCTCAGGCGCTCGAGCAGCTCGGCTCGGTCCCCGGGCCGACGCGCTCGCTCCTCACCGAGTTCGCGAACGAGTTCCTCTACGGCTCCCTCGCGGCCGACATCGTGGTCGGCAAGAACCTGGCCCGGTTCGTCTACCATTGTCACAACTGGAAGGTCGGCTTCAACGTCCGCCGCGCCGCCAGCACCGCCGCCGAGGAGGCGTTCGCGCTCGGCTTCCTGGCCCACCTCGCCGCGGACACCGTGGCGCACAACTACTTCGTGCCGTACCAGACGGTGGCGTCCTTCCACCGCCCCCGCACCGGCCACGCCTACTGGGAGCTGCGCTACGACCAGCGGCAGGACCCGGCGCTCTCCGAGGTGGCGCGCCGCGTGAGCGCCCGCGCCTACCGCGATCACGACGCCCTCCTCGAGCGGGCGATGCCGCACGCCTCGGTCATCCCCTTCCCGCTCTCGAAGGGCCTCTTCGGCTCCTTGCTCGCGAGCGCCCGGCACGCGCGCTTCCAGACGCTGTCGCGCGGGCTGCTGGCGCGCCCCCGCCACCTGCCGCTCGAGGACGAGCTCGTGCGCGAGACGAACGCGCTCGCGGTGGAGGCGATCCTGGGCCTCCTGCGCGAGGGCGAGCGCTGCCAGGCGGCGCGCGCCGACGCCACCGGCGGCCGCAACCTGCTCCTCGCCGGGCGCCTCCGCCGCGAGCTGGCGCGCCGCCACCGGCGGCTGCCGCTGGCGCTGGCGCGGGAGGTGTCGATCGAGGCGCGCGAGAGCTTCCGCCGCGGCATCCAGGGGGCGCTGGTGCTGCCCCCGGCGCTGTCGCGGATGGCCGCCTAG